The sequence below is a genomic window from Lodderomyces elongisporus chromosome 2, complete sequence.
AACCCAGAGGTAATTAGTGGTGGGGCCTGCATTCATGGTGGGGAATTGATCAGGCGTGACAAAGTCTGAGACTAAGCCATAAAATGAGTCCAAATTGCCgaaaaactcaaaaatGTTAAGCGTGAGCCATTCATTCAAGTCGACATACGCAGGAAGTTGGACAATGGTCTTGTATGAGCCCTTGACCAACGCAGTGCGAACATAGGGTTCGCAAAGGAACAATGGCGGTGGCGtagaagaagcagaagatgaagaagcaTCAAAGTGCTGTGATTTACTTTTTCGCTGAATTGTACGCAGTGGCAGCAGTTGTCTGTTTTGGTTGTGATGCTgtagcagttgttgttgttgttgtggatGCTGAAGTCTGTTTCGTTTTGTTGGTGAGACTTGTTGGAGCTGTTGCTGAGCATATCCCTGTTGGGAACGTATACTGGAAGAATCAGCAGCAGATGATCGTACTGGTGAGTTAGAATGTTTTGATGGTGAAGTTTTAGTGGGTGATTGTGTTCTTCGAAGATTATTACCGGATGAGTTTGAGTGAGCGTAGAATGCTGGCGACGACGAAAAAGATGCAGTTGATAATGTTGGATCTAAAtccttcttgttttttttcgaaCTACGTCCAAGTCCTCTAATTGTATTTAGGAATGACATCgattgatattgatattgatattgatattgatattgatattgatattgatgttgatattgatgttgatattgatacTGGTGGTGGC
It includes:
- the MOB2 gene encoding Maintenance of ploidy protein mob2 produces the protein MSFLNTIRGLGRSSKKNKKDLDPTLSTASFSSSPAFYAHSNSSGNNLRRTQSPTKTSPSKHSNSPVRSSAADSSSIRSQQGYAQQQLQQVSPTKRNRLQHPQQQQQSLQHHNQNRQSSPSRTIQRKSKSQHFDASSSSASSTPPPLFLCEPYVRTALVKGSYKTIVQLPAYVDLNEWLTLNIFEFFGNLDSFYGLVSDFVTPDQFPTMNAGPTTNYLWVDSTGQAVNLPARTYIDYVITWISSKINDQENFPTKTGAVFPPFVQKDVKNITRQMFRIFAFIYYNQFDKIVHLSLEAHFNSFFAHFVSFIKEFGLLDQRELEPLQCLIDSFEQQGKIN